The following are encoded in a window of Nitrospirota bacterium genomic DNA:
- a CDS encoding sigma-54 dependent transcriptional regulator, which translates to MINILVVDDEEPFRRLLKKELTRKGYNVETAPDGGEAQQLLRDQVFDVILLDVVMPGVDGISLMKKLKEDPSSPPIIVLTGKATVETAVEAMKNGAYDYLTKPYKFDELVIVVDRACEYSRLSVKSKLLEQELVRQESAFDFIGRSRQLQEVRALIQKVAPTDSPVFIQGESGTGKELVANTVWHSSKRRDSPFIALNCAALSENLIESEIFGHEKGAFTSAYQMKHGLVEVADKGTLFLDEIGEMPIGLQAKLLRFLDSGEFRRVGGNKALHVDVRVIAATNKDLLAGIKSGAFREDLFYRLNVINIKIPPLRERKEDIDVLARHFLEKFAKKLAKPVREFTPEALELLTLYRWPGNVRELENVVERAVIVCDNGTIGAQDLSISSYSPAADLSVSPSLEQMEKEYILRVLKESNGNQSKASQLLGIDRKTLYLKLKKYGINENG; encoded by the coding sequence ATGATCAATATCCTCGTTGTTGACGATGAAGAGCCGTTCAGACGGCTCCTGAAAAAAGAACTTACCCGCAAGGGGTACAACGTGGAGACCGCGCCCGACGGCGGCGAGGCCCAGCAGCTCCTGCGCGACCAGGTCTTCGACGTGATCCTGCTCGACGTGGTGATGCCCGGCGTGGACGGGATCTCGCTCATGAAAAAGCTGAAAGAGGACCCCTCCTCGCCCCCCATCATCGTCCTCACCGGCAAGGCGACGGTGGAGACGGCCGTGGAAGCCATGAAGAACGGCGCCTACGACTACCTCACCAAGCCCTACAAGTTCGATGAGCTCGTGATCGTGGTCGACCGCGCCTGCGAGTACAGCAGGCTCTCCGTCAAGAGCAAACTGCTGGAACAGGAGCTCGTCAGGCAGGAATCGGCGTTCGATTTCATCGGCAGGAGCAGGCAGCTCCAGGAGGTCCGCGCGCTCATCCAGAAGGTGGCGCCCACGGATTCGCCGGTCTTCATCCAGGGCGAGAGCGGTACCGGCAAGGAGCTGGTCGCGAACACGGTCTGGCATTCCAGCAAACGCAGGGACTCCCCGTTCATCGCGCTGAACTGCGCGGCCCTGTCCGAGAACCTGATCGAGTCGGAGATCTTCGGCCACGAGAAGGGCGCCTTCACGAGCGCCTACCAGATGAAGCACGGCCTCGTCGAGGTCGCGGACAAGGGCACCCTGTTCCTGGACGAGATCGGCGAAATGCCGATCGGGCTCCAGGCGAAGCTCCTCCGTTTCCTCGACTCCGGCGAGTTCCGGCGCGTGGGCGGGAACAAGGCGCTCCATGTAGATGTGCGCGTGATCGCCGCGACGAACAAGGACCTGCTGGCAGGCATCAAGTCAGGCGCTTTCCGCGAGGACCTGTTCTACCGCCTGAACGTCATCAACATCAAGATCCCGCCGCTGCGCGAACGGAAAGAGGATATCGACGTCCTGGCCCGCCATTTTTTGGAGAAATTTGCGAAAAAGCTTGCGAAGCCGGTCCGGGAGTTCACCCCGGAAGCGCTGGAGCTGCTCACCCTGTACCGCTGGCCCGGCAACGTGCGCGAGCTCGAGAACGTGGTGGAGCGCGCCGTGATCGTCTGCGACAACGGCACGATCGGGGCACAGGACCTTTCGATCTCCTCCTACTCCCCGGCCGCCGACTTGTCCGTAAGCCCCTCGCTCGAACAGATGGAAAAAGAGTACATCCTCCGGGTGCTGAAGGAAAGCAACGGCAACCAGTCCAAGGCGAGCCAGCTCCTCGGCATCGACCGGAAGACGCTCTACCTCAAACTCAAGAAATACGGCATCAATGAAAACGGATGA